Proteins found in one Zea mays cultivar B73 chromosome 1, Zm-B73-REFERENCE-NAM-5.0, whole genome shotgun sequence genomic segment:
- the LOC100275459 gene encoding uncharacterized protein LOC100275459 precursor, with translation MAAGGGRCLLALALAAAWISGAVVAASSSGEQEGGSRTPVKCMPCSRTYIGGAHLDTLTGQLAQRRDIVEMSDSGELCKGLADDVEVPMLSKLRRQLVGKGSHRRLVYSVDFGAHEGAMVNFLDHYDAHLVIFEKLPDGVFADPFELQHFVERKVFVDVAVFGDANLELPTALSNGSSVEIHFDLRRIISINCNLVIEMPLHARYPPLDASGYATVEFGSADLFLRYRKKDIHSGSCLWVINNLKAAPLEKAAWRIPCGDEAHIGFVSSITFLSALVCSMSIVLASLIF, from the exons ATGGCTGCGGGGGGCGGGCGGTGCTTGCTCGCCTTGGCGCTCGCCGCCGCTTGGATCTCCGGCGCGGTGGTCGCCGCCTCATCGTCGGGTGAGCAG GAAGGCGGAAGCCGCACACCCGTCAAATGCATGCCCTGCTCTAGAACGTACATTGGTGGTGCACATCTGGACACCTTGACGGGCCAGCTTGCTCAGCGTCGTGACATAGTGGAAATGTCTGATTCTGGTGAATTGTGCAAAGGACTTGCTGATGATGTCGAAGTTCCTATGCTTTCAAAACTACGCCGGCAACTGGTTGGTAAAGGTTCTCACCGCCGTTTAGTCTATTCTGTGGATTTTGGTGCCCATGAAGGTGCTATGGTTAATTTCCTTGATCACTACGATGCCCATCTGGTGATATTTGAAAAACTTCCTGATGGAGTGTTTGCCGACCCATTTGAGCTACAGCATTTTGTTGAGCGCAAAG TTTTCGTTGATGTTGCTGTTTTTGGAGACGCCAACCTTGAACTGCCCACAGCTCTATCCAATGGGTCATCTGTTGAGATCCATTTTGATCTCAGGCGAATCATTTCAATCAACTGTAACCTTGTAATAGAGATGCCTCTCCATGCTAGATACCCG CCTCTTGATGCCAGTGGCTATGCCACAGTGGAGTTTGGTAGCGCAGATCTATTCCTCCGCTACAGAAAAAAGGACATCCATTCTGGTTCCTGTCTTTGGGTGATCAATAATCTCAAAGCTGCACCCCTGGAGAAAGCTGCATGGCGCATACCCTGTGGAGACGAGGCCCACATAGGATTTGTATCTAGCATCACGTTTCTTTCAGCTCTTGTTTGCTCCATGTCCATTGTCTTGGCTTCTCTCATTTTTTGA
- the LOC100275459 gene encoding uncharacterized protein isoform X1 codes for MPCSRTYIGGAHLDTLTGQLAQRRDIVEMSDSGELCKGLADDVEVPMLSKLRRQLVGKGSHRRLVYSVDFGAHEGAMVNFLDHYDAHLVIFEKLPDGVFADPFELQHFVERKVFVDVAVFGDANLELPTALSNGSSVEIHFDLRRIISINCNLVIEMPLHARYPPLDASGYATVEFGSADLFLRYRKKDIHSGSCLWVINNLKAAPLEKAAWRIPCGDEAHIGFVSSITFLSALVCSMSIVLASLIF; via the exons ATGCCCTGCTCTAGAACGTACATTGGTGGTGCACATCTGGACACCTTGACGGGCCAGCTTGCTCAGCGTCGTGACATAGTGGAAATGTCTGATTCTGGTGAATTGTGCAAAGGACTTGCTGATGATGTCGAAGTTCCTATGCTTTCAAAACTACGCCGGCAACTGGTTGGTAAAGGTTCTCACCGCCGTTTAGTCTATTCTGTGGATTTTGGTGCCCATGAAGGTGCTATGGTTAATTTCCTTGATCACTACGATGCCCATCTGGTGATATTTGAAAAACTTCCTGATGGAGTGTTTGCCGACCCATTTGAGCTACAGCATTTTGTTGAGCGCAAAG TTTTCGTTGATGTTGCTGTTTTTGGAGACGCCAACCTTGAACTGCCCACAGCTCTATCCAATGGGTCATCTGTTGAGATCCATTTTGATCTCAGGCGAATCATTTCAATCAACTGTAACCTTGTAATAGAGATGCCTCTCCATGCTAGATACCCG CCTCTTGATGCCAGTGGCTATGCCACAGTGGAGTTTGGTAGCGCAGATCTATTCCTCCGCTACAGAAAAAAGGACATCCATTCTGGTTCCTGTCTTTGGGTGATCAATAATCTCAAAGCTGCACCCCTGGAGAAAGCTGCATGGCGCATACCCTGTGGAGACGAGGCCCACATAGGATTTGTATCTAGCATCACGTTTCTTTCAGCTCTTGTTTGCTCCATGTCCATTGTCTTGGCTTCTCTCATTTTTTGA